Sequence from the Numida meleagris isolate 19003 breed g44 Domestic line chromosome 2, NumMel1.0, whole genome shotgun sequence genome:
TCATGGAAAGAGGTGGTCGGCCCTCTGCTTTAGTCCATAGTGTTGTGAATCTGTCTTGCTTTCTCCTGCAAGGTTTCTATTCTTCAGattaaaatgttctaaaaatGCCAAGCCTTGATTGTAGCTGTCATCCCCACATAGAAGCTGGTTGATGGTGACTGGTAatttaatgtttaatatttGTCACTGCCACGTGCTAGAGTAAAAGAAGGacttgaagaaaatacatgaaatacgCAAGAAGTTGTAAGCTGATGGTTAGTGGATGCCTGTAGTAATAGGTTTGAGATCACAATGAGGTAGAGGTAGGATGAACCTACATATCATCACACTACAGAGTGACAGAGTGATGATAATGTCCTAGAGTTAAAAGGGGAAATCTTGATAGGAGAGGCAGATTGACTTCTGTAACTCAACTTACATTCTACTTTGCTTCCTAAACAaggactttttctttccagctgcaaCCAAGGATAGGAATAGCATAATGTGGGCTTGTTATATCaatcttttggtttttttttcctatcaatATGAGCTTATGTCCtccagaaatacttttttccttggTAACTTTGGGCATCCAGATTGATCAGTCTTTCATAATTCTCAGGAGTGTTCCACAGCCCCAGGTGTGGCTTGTGATCTTCAGTTTTAACTCTGCGTTTACTCGCGGGGCTGTTCTGCATATGGAATAGATCTTTATTGTGTCAACCAAATGCGTTCCTCATTACGTTCTTTAAACGTGTCCCACTTAAGAATTCCAGCAGCCTTTTTTGAATACAGCATTTCTTTAAACATTACTTTTCCAGGTGTTCTTGCTTCCAGAGAGTGTATGGTTCTTTTAGGGAGAGTGTTTTGCTCAGGGCAAATGAAAAATTCTAGAAAAACGTTAGGTTTGGGTTACTCATATCGTTCTGTGTGAGGAGTGTCCCCGCTTCCACGGTTTTACagcttttgcatttatttttttcctccaggagCGTGCTGGCCGTCACTGTGGGGCTCTGAGAGTCCTCAACTCCTATTGGGTGGGTGAAGATTCCACTTACAAGTTTTTCGAGGTGATCCTGATTGATCCCTTCCACAAGGCCATCAGGCGCAACCCTGATACTCAGTGGATCACCAAGCCCGTTCACAAGCACAGAGAGATGCGTGGGCTGACGTCAGCTGGGAGGAAGAGCCGTGGTCTGGGCAAGGGCCACAAATTCCATCACACCATTGGTGGCTCGCGTCGTGCTGCCTGGAGAAGGCGCAATACCCTGCAGCTGCACCGCTACCGCTAATTCTTGTAAACACAGCAGTCTAATAAAGCTGATGCGGGTTGTTGAATTTAACCAGTGCTTCTGCTCCTTCTTGCTTTATGTGGAGAAGTGTagaattcttcagaaattcGCTTGTTTTTATATATTGAAAGGTTTTTGAAAACATAGTATGGTATCTGGGAGGATTCTGGACCACGTACCTAGATAGAAtgtggtgggttttgtttttgataaGGCTAAAAAGCTAGGTGCATTGTGAGTTGAAAGCCTGATGGCTTCGTCCATGTTCCTCTTCTGGTGGCCTGAGTGTATTTCTTCACTGTCCCTGGGTGGGTGTCACTGTGTCCCGTGTTAAGACTGAAGGCCCGCTTTGATCATGTGCAATGAGATGTAAACTGAAAGtgctggtttattttttatagaTGATTAAATATTAATGACAATTAGATTTTActagttctgtgtttttgttttttttttgtcttcagcgTGAAACCAGCTCTTGAGCCTGTTTATCTGCAAACATAGGCTAAACCAACAAAGCACAGAGGGGAAAGGAGCAGCTCGCTCCGTTCATTGAGGCATGCAGTATTTTACTATTTATTGTAACAAAGGTATCACTTCATTTGTACAGTATTCCAGGTCACTCATTTTGTATTGGAGACAGTGTCTTAGTTCTGACTTTTGatataaaagcagaatatttctctggaggagctgcattTAGATTGCTGCTGCATGGTTAGATGATAGAAGCAATCACATCTGGATGACACTTAACATGTTTTAGGTTGCCATTGAGTAGTGATAGGAGACAGGGTTGATAGAAGACTGAAGTACCTTGTGTTTTGCCAGAATTTCAAACTGAGTTGCGtggaaaagatttaaagatAATTTCAACTGAGAAATAGAAGTACTTACTCATTTGCTCTTTGATTTAAGTTCTTAGCAGGAGAACAAtaatctgaagaagaaatttcttgGCAGCATGTTCTTCAATCCAGGAAGAACTTCAGAGCAATCCTTTCATCCTGTATTCTTTGgctcaagcaaacaaaaaaaaattgatttgctAAAAAGTGCTATCTGCTCCTTGAAAGACAGAAGTGTATtattgctaatttttttttttaacctttcctGTGATGGAGGAACTAATCAGCAAATTCAGTGAATGAGGTCTCCCCGAGCATTGAGGGAGTGAACTCAGAGAGGGGACTGGTGCTTCCCTGCTTCTTAAGGTTTAAGGACTGAAGTGCTGCAAGGCCAACATCTTATTTTCTCAGGTAACAGCTTGGGATTCAATGATACTCTGCCAGTGCTTGTTAAGCTGTTCGATGGCCCTTGCTATAGATGGGGAAGATGGTACCAGATGACAGAGCTGTTGGCACTAATGCTGTATCATTTGCCAGAGTTCAAAATTGCTAACCTGTGCAAGGGGCGTTGTCTTCAGTTAAACTTGCCTTTTCCCTCACGGTCCTGTAGCTTCTTGAACTTCCAAGTAGAGGGGAAAATACTGTCTCCTTCAGAGAGTTCATTGAAGTCTGCCGATGAAGATGTATGTGAAAGGGCATAATATGTACCAGACAGGCTAAGTAATTTGAAACAGATGTATTATTTTCAACCGGAGGTCAGGGCACGTACAGCTCATCTCAAGCCTTCAGGAACTCAGGCTGCCTTAGCATCTTCTCACGCTGGAGGTTTCTTAGCTCAGTGTAACTTAGTGTTTGGGGTTGGAAGGAGGGGGAATTGCAGCACAGTGTTGGCATGAAGAGGAAACATAAATGATCgtcttaattaaaaaatatttttcaaaattaaaacatcaaGGAAAATCTTGTTTGGGGTGATTATCAGCTTGAGAAACTGGGCTTGGAGAGGTTACATGGTTTCTGCCTTTCCtaactgctgattttttttaatatttttttgaacCTGTTGTGTAAGCTCAGCAGAGTGCAAATCTCTGTTCCTCGTGAGTTTGAGAATCGCTCAACTGAGGCGTAGCAGTTGTCCTAGCGAGAGGCAGCCTCTGGAGTTCAGCCCTCCTTAAACTCCAGGAGTCTGCCTGGAACACAGATACTGAGCTGTAGCTTGGTGGGGGTGGCAAGGGAAGAGGAAGCTTCAGGAATTTCACTTAAGCACCAAGGTATCCAATAACTGATTTCCAAACCATCTTCTCTGTGCTTGCTGGACTGCTTATTGCTCTGCACGGGCATGTTTTAGATATAATTAAAAGAGCTGTCTCCTTCCTAGGCAGGACAAAATGGGTATCACAGCTACACTGCATAGAAACAGGGCTGTGTGCTAACAGCCTGTTTCAGCCTGATGTCAGGGGCTGATGAAAACGGTCAGCTGTAAGCCTTTACTAGACAGTGGATCTCACATTTGTGTAGCCACATGCATTAACTAATTAGCATTTGGTAGAAGGTGAGGatctgacctttttttttttttttttccagctgcgGTTCAAAATGAATTCTGTCCTCCTAGGGAGCAGGATGCATTAAAACAGATTGTGTAATTTAGCATGTTCTCTAAATAAGCAAGTAGTAAACTCCTTTCCATGTGGCTCATAGAGGTGTGCTCATCACTTGGCAACGCCAGCTGAGTTGAAAAGGGCAGATTGTACTAATCAACAGTGAGTGCAATTGTTTCCATACATTGTCTGGAGCACTGGGAGTCTTTCAGTCGGACAGCTGTGTGTGGCAGAAGGCCCGGTTTGCTCTGGCTCATCTCAAGGCACGgactgctgggtgctgcctgcGCTAGGCACAGGTGCTCGCAGAGGGGCagtcagctccctgcagcagcaggtcctTGAATGTCACCGCTGATTTTGTGTGGGTCTTGAAGTGAAGCAGTTAGCAGTAGAGGAGAGTGGTGTCTGGGCTTGCTGTCTTATCTCTGACCTTGAAATGCAGTGGTTGTTCAGCAGTCTTGACCCAGTGAGAAAAGTGACTGTGTGAGCGGTCTTGTCCACCTGTGAATCAAAAAGCTGGGCTGAAAATAAAGCCTGACTCCTACTCTTGCCTACTCTAAGATGGCAAAAACACCCTTTTTGCTCTCAAATGGCTCTTTTTTTGTGTAGCACACACAGGTCTCGTTCTGAGAATGTCAAGCCAAAGTACCCAGGGTGCTGGAAATGCTGCTTCGGCCACAAAAAGGCCATTTAGAGTTGAACTGGTCACTCTTTTCTGTGGGTTTGAAAAACAACTAGTGTTTTGATCCAGTCCTCTTCAGGTAATTGCTTGAAATGTATACACGTGTAAAAGGCTGGAGAGCCTGTGGGCTGTTCTTATCTTCATATGTCAAGGTTCTGAATCAGCCCCCATTTAATAATTACACACGGAGTGTGTAGGTTGCAAAGCCTTGCTCCCTGAAGTTAGGAAGTGCTTGGGCTACGTTGCTTGTGCAACATCTAATTTGATGCCTCTCATGCTCCAACATAATGCGCCAGAAGAAGCACTGGAGAAGCCAGGATGGGCACCCGGTTCTTCTTGTCACTGCCCGAAATTTGAAAgaacattcttttcttcagtatcGAGTGATATTCAATGATATCATATAATTAAAGGCTCTTGTGTAATGAAGATGACATTAAATCTCATTCGATGCCATCACCTCTCCAGCAttcagagaaacacagagctGGGGTATCCTAGTGAGCAGGGAGCT
This genomic interval carries:
- the RPL15 gene encoding 60S ribosomal protein L15, which produces MGAYKYIQELWRKKQSDVMRFLLRVRCWQYRQLSALHRAPRPTRPDKARRLGYKAKQGYVIYRVRVRRGGRKRPVPKGATYGKPVHHGVNQLKFARSLQSVAEERAGRHCGALRVLNSYWVGEDSTYKFFEVILIDPFHKAIRRNPDTQWITKPVHKHREMRGLTSAGRKSRGLGKGHKFHHTIGGSRRAAWRRRNTLQLHRYR